From the genome of Leptospira kirschneri serovar Cynopteri str. 3522 CT:
ATCTGGCTGTATGTGTTAAAGCATACGTCTGAGTTGGAGGAAGAAGAAATGAGAATCTTAGTAGATAAAACTCCAGATTTAAGTAAGGCATTTACAATCTTAGAACAGTATTCAAATGATCCTGAGAAGCGCAATGAGTTAGAATCGAAGTTAAAATCAGACCGCGACTATGCGTATGACTTGGCGGCTCGTTTTGAAGCGGGTGAACTACAAGGGATTCAGAAGGGGATTGAGAAAGGTATTGAAAAGGGTGCAGAGAAAGAAAAGTTAAAATCCGCTCGTAAGATGCTTCAGAAAGGTATGGATGTGGATATGATCTTAGAAATCACTGGTTTGAGTAAAAAGGATCTAAAAGACCACGGGATGCTATGACCTGTAAAGTTAAGAATAGATTACTCACTCAGTTTTGAATACGAAGGCATTGTAAGCAATCGTGTGATCTAATTCACGAATTGTAAATGGAATATTAAAGATATATAAAATACTTCTGTAATTTACACAAGCAAGCCGACACTCTCCCGAAAACCCCAAAAATCTTTACCGAAGAAAGAATACCTAACTTCTTTAATTACGGATTTCCGATGCTACTGGTTAACAATCGGGTAGCGATTCTTGAGCTTGGCAGCCATTACGGGACCGCTGGCATTAGCCTTTTTGATATTTCGAATAAAAATGCAAAGCCAATTGGCCAGGGTGTACTTAAGAGAACGCTAATATCAGGCTTTACGCCGATGGATAACGCCGTCTATGTTACGCATGAGAAAGTTCAAATTAAAGCCAAGGGAAAGAAACATTATTTCAGCAAAATCGATCTGACAAACGACGCGACCATTAAATTTACATACGAACTGCCTTTCACAGATCGTACTATCGTCTGGTCGCATGTTGAGAATGATAAATTGGGGGTCTTACTTGACAATGGGATATGCTTTCTACGAACTTCCCAAAAAGCTCCTGACGCCCGACAAATGGATCTTTTTTGAGCTGGGCACAACAAGGCGACCTTCGCAGTTCCGGCGTTTATACGAAATTCGTCAATTTATAGTTAGATGAAAGTTTGTTAAAATCTATCTTGAATGGCTAAAATCTTTTATGAAAATAAATATAGATAAACGTCTGAGTAAGTTAGTTGAATATAAACCGATTAATTTAAACTTACTTGTTAAACCATGGGGCAATAAGTTCAGAATAAGAAAAGAAAGTTTACCTGAGAAAGGAGACTTATATGCGTTTTGGTGGATTGGTAGTATCAAAGTATTAGAAACTTCTGAGAGAAAAATTAAAATATAGCCCTTTAAGCTCTAACTACCCATAAGGTCATTTTGTCACTTCAAGAAACAGGCTTTACGCCGCACGGGGGGCCTTGGGATATCTCGGACAAGTGAACTTCCATCGGCTGGGTGACGCGGTCGTAATCACACGACTCAACGGTCAGTATGTTACCAATCTGGACTTTAGTAAGGGCGGGCGCCATTGTGGATCGTTGGAGTTCTGCAATTATATAGTGGCGAGGAGCGCAATAGAAATGCATGATCATGTACTCGACGAGTTCTTGGAGCACGAGTTGCGAGATGTCCTCCGTGTGGTCGTTCAACTCGGCGCCGAGGAGTTCGATCTGACCGACACTGCTGTCTTTGTATTCGATATCGGACTATTTCAATTGAACGCAGATGTGCACGAGAAGCGCCTGCGAAGGATGCGCTCTGCAGACGATATTGTGATTGAAGGAGACTACCACGACCGAACGGGCGCCGAGCTACGCACGCTTGGGCTTGTGCCCTTCCCCTTCCGGGTGAGCGCAGTTCATCTCGTGTATGAGGTAATCGACGTGCAGCAACACCCTGTAGGTGCTTTTCTGGCCACGGAGCAGTACGAGCTTGTGCTCGGCGTCAACTTTCACCTCGACGACGTGGAAGTTGGTGCCCCAGGAGTGTTATGGACATATGTGGGTCGCCTTGTTCCGAACGCACGTTCCGTTGTGGTGAAACGACGCACGCTCTAACCGTCCGATTTTCTTGAGGTCATCTTCCACACGATCGTGGCGAATCCGGCTTGCCACAGGCAGCCGGACCAGGCTCTCAGCTCTGGTCAATAAATTGCATACAGGAAACATAATACAACAATCGTCTTTAGATTCAATTTATTGACCCCGCATCGATCTCCAGAGTCTGTTGAAAAAGAAAACCAGAAAATCCCTCTTATGGTTTCACCCTAGATCACATTAGGTTCTTTTTTATTTTTGAGAAATGTAGTAAAACGTCCTTCAGTCGAAAATTCAGACGTATCGAAAACCGCAGAGCTTGGCAATATTGTGAGCAGAACATCTTTCCGACCATTCGAGAGAAACCTTTTCAATCCCTTTTGTCAAAAATAGATTTCCGCCGCGAGAACCTTTGATGGCTCCGAAAACTCCTTCAATCGAAGGAAATCTATTTGAATAAATGATTCTGGATTTAGGCTCGCTTAATTTTTTTCGCATCTCCATCGTATAAAAGTTATTCATCTCATCCGGTTGATAATTCTTAGAGGGACTCGAATGAATATAGTTTCTTTTTAATTTCTTAGAATTTACTAAAATAGACTTCGATTTTCCCTTGGAACAGAAACATTTTAAATGACAATCGGAACAATTGGTTGCACGAAAATCCGAATAGATATCTTTTCCATTCAGGTGTCTCTCCCTTCTGAATTTAAGGACTCTTCCTGTTGGACAGATAAAGTGATTGGATTTCTTATCAAAAGTAAACTTGATAGATTTGGGTTTTCGTTTAGGAGATTTCGGAATTTTAGGAATTTTTCCCGATTGAAACAATCTTGTGATTCTCTGATCAGGACAGTAAAGATCGAAGTCTTTTAAACTGCGAAAGTTAGCCTCGCTCGCATAACCTGCATCCAAGACGTATTGAATTCTTCTTGAATCTTCTTCCTTTGATTTTAAAGAAGAATAAGAAGTTTCTACTTTTTGAATCATCTTTTCCGCAAACTGAGTATCCGATTGTCCTGTCTCAACACATTGTGAGACGATCATCTTTGATTTGCAATCGACCGCCGCCTGAGCGTTGTAACCTACTAAAAAGCCGTTTCCTTTTTTCTGTAGATCGCAATTTCTCTCAAAGAGATGAATCCGACGACGGTCTTTGTGCTTTTTTAAGAATTCTACCACTTCCTTTAACTTGTCAGTTTTCCGTTCTAATTCTTTTCTCTTCTTTTGAATTTTAGAAGAATCTAAATCTGCAGACTTCTCCCATTCTTTGAATTTGGTTTTACTAACTTCTTCGATTTGTTTCAGCCTCTTCTCGAATCTTTCTAAGTCTCCAAGATCGTCCGGATTCGCGTTTGCTTTGATCTTTGTTCCATCAATCGAAATCGTTTCAAAGTCGATAAAGCCGCTTTCATATCCAAGAAATACCGTCTGGGAAAATAGATCCTCGAATGTACCTTTCGAAACTTGGAAATAAACGTATGATCTAATTCTTCTCCATCCAAGAGATAGATCAACTCGGCCCTGAGTTTTGATAACCTGCAGAGTTCTCTCATCGAAAGATTGCCGATTAAGATGGAATAGAAAAGAGCCGAAATTACTTTCTTTGGAGAGATCGCAGGTCGACCTGTTGCGTCATTCTGATAATTTTTATCGAAATCCTCAAAATCTAAACGTTCCATGACTTTTTTAAATCCGTGGATTGGATGTCCTTCTCCGAACAATTCCTGAAAGTCTAAAACATGCATCCTCAATTGATTCGGGTCTGTATTCTTGAACTTTGCCATTGTGCTAATCTAGCAGGTTTATACATTTTGCTCTTCTTTTTCAACAGACTCCCTTTCGCGTTACGCCCTGCTCACGTAAAAAAAGCGGTCGTACTGGATTGAATCAAAGAACTAATTCATAAAAAAGAAAATGAATCTTTACAAATAAAAGTAATCTCCATTATTAAAAATACCATGTCTGATATGACAAACCCACATGATCGTTTAATCCGGGAAACTCTACAGGATAAAGAGGATGCGATTTCCTTCTTTAAAAATAGTTTACCTGAAGCTGTAATCGAACTTTTAGACTTAAACCGTTTAGAACTAACACAATCTAGTTTTATTTCAGAAAACTTAAAAGAAGAACAAACCGATCTACTCTTTCAGATCCCACTGAAATCCGGTAAAAAACAAACGTCTATCTTCTATTTGAACACAAAAGTTATTTGGATGAAGCAGTCTTTAGTCAACTACTAGGATATATATCCGCAATCTACAAGTCTCAATATAAGACGGATAAAAGATATTCAGTCGTAATTCCGTTTGTGTTCTATCACGGTGAAAGGACTTGGACTTTAGGAAATAGTCTTCAAGATAGGTTTATACTCTCTAAAAACGAAGAGGAAGTATTTAAAAAATACATTCCAGATTTTGAATTAGAATTATTTGATCTGTCGAAAGTGGATCTAAACCGATTGGAAAGTATCACCCTAAGAGTGATTTTAGGAGTGGTCCAAAAAATATGGGAAGGAGATAGTTTATTTTTAATTCATTTAGGAGAAGTATTTGAACTCTTAACAGGTCTAAAAAACGAATCAAAAAGGGTTGAAATTTTCCAAAAACTGTTTTTATATATATTTAATGTAAGAGAACTTGAACCGACTGAAATTACAAGTTTACTCAGTCATTCAAGGTATAACAGGGAATACGAGGATTTAACCATGACAACAGCCGAAAAATTAAGAAAAGAAGGTAAACTCGAAATTGCCAGAAATATGCTATTGAATGGTGCCAGTTTAGAATTTGTATTAAAGGTTACCGGATTTACAGAACAAGAGTTAAAAGACCACGGAGTGATATAACTGTAAAGTTAAGAACAGACCGGACATTCACTCAGTAGAATTGATACTGAAGCCGTTGTCAGTAATCTTGTGATCCAATTCACAAATTGTAAATGGAATATTAGAGATATATAAAATACCTCTGCATTTAATTAAATAGTCGTCCCTAAAAAAGAGTTAAAATGTCGAATAACGCAAATAAAATGCTATCCAAGGAGAAAAAGTTAGAAACAAAATCCCCATAAAACATCCAGAAACCACGTAAAAGCCGGTGAAAATGAAACCAGAAGAGAACTCAAAACAACAGAATCAAGGAGAACTATTTCGAAATAGATTGGACCAGATCTTGGATCCTAGACACCCGTTGTATCAAATCTCGAATAAGATAGACTGGGAAAAGTTTGAGAAAGAATTCGGAAAATACTACACAGAGAAAACCGGTCGACCCGGATTACGAATCCGTCTGTTTGTGGAAATGAATATTTCGAACATGATTTCCCTTGTGATCCAACGAGTTTAGTAAAGTGGCGGAAACGTATTGGTTCCGATGGAGTAGAGAAATTTTTAGAAGAGACGATCTTCTTAGGCCAACGGGAAGGTCAGATCAAAGATCTAGAAGAGTGAATGTTGTACAACGGTTCAGGAGAAAGCGATCACTTTTCCAACGGATGCAAAACTGTATCATAGAATGCGACAAATTTTAGTAAAAGAAGCATCAAAAGAAAATATTCAATTAAGACAAAGTTATAAGAACCTGCCCCACCAGTTTCTTCAGTAAGAAAATCGGGAGGGCAGAACCTTGCAGCTTGATCTTTTTGTAAAGTAAGATTAAGTTTTGAGATACGCTGTAAACGCAAGAGTAAATTAGCATTCATTAAACAACGTGAGTTCGGCGTAAGAAGGAAAAAAGAGTAAAAATCTTGTACTGAAAAACGCCAGATCGCATATTGAACCAAATTTCCGACAAGAAAAGGTACAATATGGATCTGACAGAGATATTTTGCGCAATAGACGATTATTGTACACAACAAAAAATAAACTGGAACGGGAAAATATTGAGTCCGGTGGTTCGAAAAAGGAACCGTAAATTTCAACTCAGCCTGAGTGAAGTAGCAACAATCGTAGTTTATTTCCATCTTTCTCATTATAGAGAATTTAAAAATTATTATTTGATAGAAATAAAAAAGAATCTGAAATCCGAATTTCCAAAAGCTGTAAGTTACAATCGTTTTGTCGAGCTGATGCCTAACGCGTTAACCGTCATCGCTTCGTTTCTGTCAAATTCTTGTTTAGAAA
Proteins encoded in this window:
- a CDS encoding transposase — protein: MIVSQCVETGQSDTQFAEKMIQKVETSYSSLKSKEEDSRRIQYVLDAGYASEANFRSLKDFDLYCPDQRITRLFQSGKIPKIPKSPKRKPKSIKFTFDKKSNHFICPTGRVLKFRRERHLNGKDIYSDFRATNCSDCHLKCFCSKGKSKSILVNSKKLKRNYIHSSPSKNYQPDEMNNFYTMEMRKKLSEPKSRIIYSNRFPSIEGVFGAIKGSRGGNLFLTKGIEKVSLEWSERCSAHNIAKLCGFRYV
- a CDS encoding transposase, coding for MHVLDFQELFGEGHPIHGFKKVMERLDFEDFDKNYQNDATGRPAISPKKVISALFYSILIGNLSMRELCRLSKLRAELIYLLDGEELDHTFISKFRKVHSRIYFPRRYFLDMKAALSTLKRFRLMEQRSKQTRIRTILET